CCTTGGCGAGCGCGAGGTCGGAGGTCTCGGCGCCGCGGATGATCTCGACCAGCGGCATCTTGTCGACCGGGCTGAAGAAGTGCAGGCCGATGAAGTCGGCCGGGCGCTCGATGCCGGTCGCGAGCTCCGTGATCGGCAGCGTCGAGGTGTTGGAGCACAGCAGCGCGTCCGGGTCGACGTACGGCGTCACCTCGGCGAACACCTTCGCCTTGAGCGTCGGGTCCTCGAAGACGGCCTCGATCACCAGGTCACAGCCGGCGAGGTCCTCGGGTGCGGCGGTCGGGGTGATCCGGCCGAGCAGCTCGGCGGCCTTGGCCTCGGTGAGCTTGCCGCGCGAGATCCCCTTGACGTTGAGCTTCTCGGTGTAGGCCTTGCCCTTCTCGGCCGCCTCGAGCGTGACGTCCTTGAGCACGACCTGCATGCCGGCGCGGGCGCAGGAGTAGGCGATCCCGGCGCCCATCATCCCGGCGCCGAGGACGCCGACCTTGGTGGCCTGCCAGCGCTCGATGCCCTGCGGGCGCAGCGAGCCGGAGTTGATGGCCTGGAGGTCGAAGAAGAAGGCCTGGATCATGTTCTTGGCCTGCTGGTTGACGACCAGGTTGGTGAAGTAGCGGCTCTCGATGCGCGAGGCGGTGTCGAAGTCGACCTGCGCGCCCTCGACCGCGGCGCTCATGATCGCGCGCGGCGCGGGGTAGATCGCGCCCTTGGTCTGCTTGCGCAGCAGTGCGGGGAAGGCCGGCAGGAACTGCGCCAGCGCCGGCGTCTTCGGCGTGCCGCCCGGCATCTTGTAGCCCGCGCGGTCCCACGGGTTCGTCGCTGCGTCCACGTCGCCGCGGTGCTCGAGGATCCACGCCTTCGCCGCGGGCACCAGCTCCTCGCGGGTCGGCACGAGCTCGTCGACGAGGCCCTTGGCCAGCGCCCCCTGCGGGTCGAACTGGGTGCCGGGCATCAGCACGTCCATGAGCGCGGACTGGAGCCCGAGCATGCGTACGACGCGGGTGACCCCGCCGCCGCCGGGCAGCAGGCCCAGCGTCGACTCGGGCAGGCCGATCTTCACCGAGCGATCGTCGACGGCGATGCGGCGGTTGGCCGCCAGCGCGATCTCGAGGCCACCGCCGAGGGCGGCGCCGTTGATGGCGGCGACCACCGGGCGCGGGAAGGTCTCGAGGCGGCGCAGGCTGGACTTGACCGCCTCGCCCATCGCGAAGATCTCGTCGGCGTCGTCGGGCGTCGCCTGCATCATGTTCTTGAGGTTGCCGCCGGCGAAGAAGGTCTTCTTCGCACTGGCCAGGACCACACCGGTGACGTCGTCGGCCTCGGCGTAGAGGCGCTGGACGGCCGCCTCCATCGACGACTGGTAGAGCTCGTTCATGGTGTTGGCGCTGGCGGTCGGGTCGTCGAGGGTCAGGGTGACGATGCCGTCGGCGTCGCGGTCGTAGCGGACCGCGGTCTGGGTGTCGGTGGTGCTCATGCGTCGCCTTCTCCTTCGCGCCGCCCGGGGTGGCGGCACATTGCACGTTCAGGTGTGTGCCGGCTGTGATGTGCCGCCACCATCAGGGGCGGCCCGGCGGGGGTCGGGCAGGTCAGACCAGCTCGACGATCGTCGCGATCCCCATGCCGCCGCCGACGCACAGCGTGGCCAGGCCGCGCTTCTGGTCGCGGCGGGCGAGCTCGTCGACCAGGGTGCCGAGGATCATCGCGCCGGTGGCCCCGAGGGGGTGGCCCATCGCGATGGCGCCGCCGTTGACGTTGGTGACCTCGTGGCTGATGCCCATGTCGCGCATGAAGCGCATCGCGACGGCGGCGAAGGCCTCGTTGATCTCCCACAGGTCGATGTCGTCGACCTCCAGGCCGGCACGAATGAGCGCCTTGCGGGCGGCGGGGGCCGGGCCGGTGAGCATGATGGTGGGGTCGGCGCCCGACACGGCGGTCGAGATGATCCGCGCCCGCGGCGTCAGCCCCAGCGACGTACCGATCTCCTCGGTGCCGATCGCCACCACGGCCGCGCCGTCGACGATGCCCGAGGAGTTGCCGGCGTGGTGCACGTGGTCGATCGCGGGGACCCAGTGGTACTTCTCCAGCGCCACGTCGTCGAAGCCCGCGTCGCGCCCGATCTGGGCGAAGGACGGCTTGAGGCCGGCCAGGCCCTCGACGGAGGTGTCGGGACGCACGGTCTCGTCGCGGTCGAGCACGGTGACGCCGCTGAGGTCCTTCACCGGCACGACGGCGCCGTCGAAGTAGCCGTTGGCCCACGCCTTGGCGGCACGGTGGTGGGACTCGGCGGCGTACGCGTCGACGTCCTGGCGGTTCCAGCCCTCGATCGTCGCGATCAGGTCGGCGCCGATGCCCTGGGGCACGAAGCCGGTCTGGAGCGCGGTGGCGGGGTCCATCGCCCAGGCACCGCCGTCGCTGCCCATCGGCACGCGGCTCATCGACTCGACGCCACCGGCGATCACGAGGTCCTCGAAGCCCGAGCGCACGCGCTGCGCGGCCTGGTTGACGGCCTCGAGGCCCGAGGCGCAGAAGCGGTTCAGCTGCACGCCGGCGACGGTCTCGGGATAGCCGGCCTTGAGCGCGGCGGTCTTGGCGATGTCGCCGCCCTGGTCGCCGATCGGGGTCACGACACCGAGCACGACGTCGTCGACGCGGGCCGGGTCGAGCGTGGGGTTGCGGGTCTTGAGCTCGTCGAGGAGTCCGACGACCAGGTCCACCGGCTTGACCTCGTGGAGCGAACCGACGGCCTTGCCGCGGCCGCGAGGTGTGCGGATGTGGTCGTAGACGAATGCTTCTGCCATGCCAGCGATTGTGACACCATTACTGTCACAGTCCAACAGGTGTGTCCCGGGTCACGCAGGACGGGGCGGTCGGCAGGAGAGGATGGGCGCGTGGACACCGAGCTGCTGACGCTGGACGAGCTGACCGAGCGCACCGGGGTGAGCGCGCGCAACGTGCGCTTCTACGCCTCGCGCGGCCTGGTCCCCTCCCCCGTGCGTCGCGGCCGCTCGGGCTACTACGGCCCCGACCACGTCGCCCGCCTCGAGCTGGTCCGCGAGCTCCAGGGCCACGGCTTCACGCTGTCGGCGATCGAGAAGTACGTCGAGCAGATCCCCGACACCGCCACCCCCTCGGACATCGCGCGCCACCTCTCCCTCCTGGCCCCGGTCACCGGCGACCGCGACGTCGACGTGCCCGCCGGCCTCTCGGGCATGGGCATCTCGCCGGAGGCGGCCGCGGCCGTCTCGGAGGTGTACGCCGCCCACGGCCGGCAGGTCGCCCAGGAGCTGTCGGAGATCGTGCGCACGATGGTGTGGCCGCACTTCCGCGAGCGCGGCGGGACGGCCGAGGAGCTGCGCGAGTTCGTCCACCGCCTCAAGCCGCTGACCATCGCCGGGCTGGTCATGGCCTACGAGCAGGCGATCGACGAGAGCCAGGCGGCCCACGACGGCAGGCGCCCGCACTGAGCCGCCTCCCCGCCCGGCCCCGCCCGACGGGGTGACCGGACTGGGTGCGCACTGGGAGGCTTGGGTCGTGCCCGCCCCCTCCTCCCCCACCGGCGCGGCTCCGCGATGACCGGAGCTGCCGTCTACCTCATCCTCGGACTGTCGCTGCTGCTCGCGACGGTCCTGCCGCACGTGACCCGGCGGGTGGCCCTGTCGCCGCCGATGGTGCTCGTCGGCGTCGGCCTGGCCATCGGGATGCTGCCGCTCGCGGACGACGTGAGCCTCCAGCCCGAGGACAACCGCGTGCTCATCACCCACGTCGCGGAGTTCACCGTCCTGGTCTCCCTGATGGGCGTGGGCCTGGCGATCGACCGCGTGCTCGAGCTGCGGTCGTGGCGGTCGTGGCGCACCTGGTCCCCGGTCTGGCGGATGCTGCTGGTCGCCATGCCGCTGACCATCCTCGGCACGATGCTGCTCGGGTGGTGGGTCGCCGGGCTCGCACCGGCAGTCGCGCTCCTGCTGGGTGCGGTGCTCGCGCCCACCGACCCGGTCCTGGCCTCCGACGTGCAGGTCGGTGAGCCGCTGACCGACGACGTCGACCGACCCGACGACGGCGACGGGCCGGAGGAGGACGACGACATCCGGTTCTCCCTCACCGCCGAGGCGGGCCTCAACGACGGTCTCGCCTTCCCGTTCGTGCACCTCGCCCTCCTCCTGCTGGCCGGTGGCTTCGGCCTCGCCGAGGCCGGGACCTGGCTCGGGTGGTACCTCGTCGGCAAGATCGCCATCGGCCTCGCCGTGGGCCTCGGGGCCGGCTGGCTGCTCGGTCGCCAGGCGTTCCACGTGCGCAACGAGGACCTCCGGCTGGCCAACGCAGGTGAGCCCCTGCTCGCGGTCGCCGCGCTGCTGGCGTCGTACGGCGCCGCGGAGCTCGTCGGCGGCTACGGCTTCCTGGCGGTCTTCGCGTGCGCGATGCGGCTGCGCGCGTCCGACCGCGGCAACGCCTACCACCGCGCCATGCACGGCGTGGTCGAGCGCCTCGAGCGCCTCATGACGCTGCTCGTCCTGCTCGTCCTGGGGATGGCGATGACCCGGGGCCTGCTCGAGCACCTGGACTGGCGGGGCGTGGTGGTAGCGCTGGCGCTCGTGCTGGTGGTGCGGCCCGTGGCCGGCTACCTCGCCCTCGCGGTGCTCGCCCGCGACGAGCAGGAGAAGGGCGGGCTGGACCGCGGGGAGATGGCCGCGGTGGCGTTCTTCGGGGTGCGCGGCGTGGGCTCGGTGTTCTACCTCGGCTACGCGGTGACGCACGAGCACGTGCCGGACGAGCCGTGGCTGTGGTCCACGGTCGCCTTCACGATCATCGTCTCGGTGATCTTGCACGGCGTCACTGCGACGCCGGCGATGTCGCGTCTCGACGCACGCAGGAAGGCGCCCTCCGCCGCGGGATGACGCGTCCGTGGGGACCGGGCTGAGAGAGTGGCGGCATGAGCACAGTTCTCGTCACCGGTGCGACCGGCTTCATCGGCCGCCGCCTGGTCCCCGCCCTGGTCGAGGCCGGCCACGACGTCCGCGCCATGACCCGCCGCCCCGAGGCGTACGACGGGCAGGGCACGCCGGTCGGCGCCGACGTCTCCGACCCCGACTCCCTGCGGCCCGCGCTCGAGGGCGTCGACGTGGCGATCTACCTCGTCCACTCGCTCGACGACCCCGACTTCGAGCGCAAGGACGCCGACGCCGCTCGCAACTTCAGTGCCGCCGCGGCCGCGGCCGGTGTCAGCCA
This sequence is a window from Nocardioides sp. S5. Protein-coding genes within it:
- a CDS encoding 3-hydroxyacyl-CoA dehydrogenase NAD-binding domain-containing protein encodes the protein MSTTDTQTAVRYDRDADGIVTLTLDDPTASANTMNELYQSSMEAAVQRLYAEADDVTGVVLASAKKTFFAGGNLKNMMQATPDDADEIFAMGEAVKSSLRRLETFPRPVVAAINGAALGGGLEIALAANRRIAVDDRSVKIGLPESTLGLLPGGGGVTRVVRMLGLQSALMDVLMPGTQFDPQGALAKGLVDELVPTREELVPAAKAWILEHRGDVDAATNPWDRAGYKMPGGTPKTPALAQFLPAFPALLRKQTKGAIYPAPRAIMSAAVEGAQVDFDTASRIESRYFTNLVVNQQAKNMIQAFFFDLQAINSGSLRPQGIERWQATKVGVLGAGMMGAGIAYSCARAGMQVVLKDVTLEAAEKGKAYTEKLNVKGISRGKLTEAKAAELLGRITPTAAPEDLAGCDLVIEAVFEDPTLKAKVFAEVTPYVDPDALLCSNTSTLPITELATGIERPADFIGLHFFSPVDKMPLVEIIRGAETSDLALAKAYDVVQQIRKTPIVVNDSRGFYTSRVIGTQINEGLAMLAEGVHPVSLERAATSAGFPVGPLQISDELNMELMAKIRKATEDAAEREGVDLGAYPAGEVISTMIGLGRPSRLKGAGFYDYDEDGRRTTLWSGLAETFPVAEQQLPIRDVRDRMLFIEALETAKCFEEGVITSAAAANIGSIMGIGFPALTGGAAQFMTGWQALDETGHGVGPIGLDAFLARADELADAYGERFRPTAYLRELAAKGEGFPA
- a CDS encoding acetyl-CoA C-acetyltransferase; protein product: MAEAFVYDHIRTPRGRGKAVGSLHEVKPVDLVVGLLDELKTRNPTLDPARVDDVVLGVVTPIGDQGGDIAKTAALKAGYPETVAGVQLNRFCASGLEAVNQAAQRVRSGFEDLVIAGGVESMSRVPMGSDGGAWAMDPATALQTGFVPQGIGADLIATIEGWNRQDVDAYAAESHHRAAKAWANGYFDGAVVPVKDLSGVTVLDRDETVRPDTSVEGLAGLKPSFAQIGRDAGFDDVALEKYHWVPAIDHVHHAGNSSGIVDGAAVVAIGTEEIGTSLGLTPRARIISTAVSGADPTIMLTGPAPAARKALIRAGLEVDDIDLWEINEAFAAVAMRFMRDMGISHEVTNVNGGAIAMGHPLGATGAMILGTLVDELARRDQKRGLATLCVGGGMGIATIVELV
- a CDS encoding helix-turn-helix domain-containing protein — its product is MDTELLTLDELTERTGVSARNVRFYASRGLVPSPVRRGRSGYYGPDHVARLELVRELQGHGFTLSAIEKYVEQIPDTATPSDIARHLSLLAPVTGDRDVDVPAGLSGMGISPEAAAAVSEVYAAHGRQVAQELSEIVRTMVWPHFRERGGTAEELREFVHRLKPLTIAGLVMAYEQAIDESQAAHDGRRPH
- a CDS encoding cation:proton antiporter, translating into MTGAAVYLILGLSLLLATVLPHVTRRVALSPPMVLVGVGLAIGMLPLADDVSLQPEDNRVLITHVAEFTVLVSLMGVGLAIDRVLELRSWRSWRTWSPVWRMLLVAMPLTILGTMLLGWWVAGLAPAVALLLGAVLAPTDPVLASDVQVGEPLTDDVDRPDDGDGPEEDDDIRFSLTAEAGLNDGLAFPFVHLALLLLAGGFGLAEAGTWLGWYLVGKIAIGLAVGLGAGWLLGRQAFHVRNEDLRLANAGEPLLAVAALLASYGAAELVGGYGFLAVFACAMRLRASDRGNAYHRAMHGVVERLERLMTLLVLLVLGMAMTRGLLEHLDWRGVVVALALVLVVRPVAGYLALAVLARDEQEKGGLDRGEMAAVAFFGVRGVGSVFYLGYAVTHEHVPDEPWLWSTVAFTIIVSVILHGVTATPAMSRLDARRKAPSAAG